The following proteins come from a genomic window of Lolium rigidum isolate FL_2022 chromosome 5, APGP_CSIRO_Lrig_0.1, whole genome shotgun sequence:
- the LOC124652563 gene encoding coatomer subunit zeta-2 translates to MGEFSKASCPSVKNILLLDSEGKRVAVKYFSDDWPSNASRLTFEKSVFTKTLKTNARSEAEITLLDGYIIVYKFVHDLHFFVTAGDDENELIISNVLQGFADSVGLLLRGDVEKRTALENLDLILLCIDEIIDGGIILETDANTIAGKVATNAADGSVPFSEQTISQALATAREHFARSLLK, encoded by the exons ATGGGGGAATTCTCCAAG GCGTCTTGCCCTTCTGTGAAGAACATTTTGCTACTTGACTCAGAGGGGAAGCGTGTTGCCGTGAAGTACTTCTCAGATGATTGGCCAAGTAATGCATCAAGGTTGACCTTTGAAAAGTCTGTTTTCACTAAAACTTTGAAGACAAATGCACGCTCTGAAG CTGAGATAACATTACTTGATGGCTATATTATCGTCTACAAGTTTGTGCACGACCTTCACTTTTTCGTCACTGCCGGAGATGACGAGAATGAGCTCATCATATCAAATGTACTACAGGGTTTTGCTGATTCTGTTGGTCTTCTACTTAG GGGTGATGTTGAGAAGAGGACTGCACTTGAGAACTTGGACTTGATACTTCTCTGCATTGATGAGATTATTGATGGCGG CATAATTCTTGAGACAGATGCAAACACCATCGCTGGTAAGGTTGCGACCAATGCTGCCGACGGTTCAGTCCCTTTCTCTGAGCAG ACGATATCTCAAGCTCTGGCCACAGCTAGGGAACACTTTGCAAGATCTCTTCTCAAATGA